A DNA window from Deinococcus sonorensis KR-87 contains the following coding sequences:
- a CDS encoding class II fructose-bisphosphate aldolase, with translation MKLPGSLTLTELLPPAQQGGYAVAAFSARYRACVRPVLKAAVDLNSPVILEISQRELGWFQLTPRDFRDAVEQAMRELHATVPLALHLDHSWDTGVIHGAIEAGFSSVMIDASAQPFEENVKQTRQVVEYAHARGVSVEAELGRLTTTDQLETEGDEALYTVPEEAQQFVERTGCDVLAVSIGTAHGVYMVRDPKIDFDRLAAIRRLLPDTLLVLHGGSGLPAATVHRAIELPGGGISKMNVATDLENALLAAMGGLKRMTSAELDAQDPALLARGLSAVEAEARDKIQNFVRSAGRAERVH, from the coding sequence ATGAAACTGCCCGGAAGTCTGACCCTCACTGAACTGCTGCCGCCGGCCCAGCAGGGCGGCTACGCGGTGGCGGCCTTCAGCGCCCGCTACCGCGCCTGTGTGCGGCCGGTGCTGAAGGCGGCGGTGGACCTGAACAGCCCGGTGATCCTGGAGATCAGCCAGCGGGAACTCGGCTGGTTTCAGCTGACCCCGCGCGACTTCCGCGACGCGGTGGAGCAGGCAATGCGCGAGCTGCACGCCACCGTGCCGCTGGCCCTGCACCTGGACCACAGCTGGGACACGGGCGTGATTCACGGCGCCATCGAGGCGGGGTTCAGCAGCGTGATGATCGACGCGAGCGCCCAGCCCTTCGAGGAGAACGTGAAGCAGACCCGGCAGGTGGTGGAGTACGCCCACGCCCGCGGCGTGAGCGTGGAAGCGGAACTCGGCCGCCTCACCACCACCGACCAGCTGGAAACCGAAGGGGACGAGGCACTCTACACGGTGCCGGAGGAGGCGCAGCAGTTCGTGGAGCGCACCGGCTGCGACGTGCTGGCCGTCTCGATCGGGACCGCACACGGCGTGTATATGGTGCGCGACCCCAAGATCGACTTCGACCGCCTGGCGGCCATCCGGCGGCTGTTGCCCGACACGCTGCTGGTGCTGCACGGCGGCAGCGGCCTGCCGGCCGCGACGGTCCACCGGGCCATCGAGCTGCCGGGCGGCGGCATCAGCAAGATGAACGTCGCCACCGACCTGGAGAACGCGCTGCTGGCAGCCATGGGCGGCCTGAAGCGCATGACCAGCGCCGAGCTGGACGCCCAGGACCCGGCCCTGCTGGCCCGGGGGCTGAGCGCGGTCGAAGCCGAGGCGCGCGACAAGATTCAGAATTTCGTCCGCTCGGCCGGTCGGGCGGAGCGGGTCCACTGA
- a CDS encoding MBL fold metallo-hydrolase, translating to MKQVWPGVYRHTDSAHVYVVGGPEGSVLVNIGDGSVLDALPEGLPPVMAVLLTHHHRDTAAGAARAVQLGIPVYAPEGERASLEHPEPYLRQADQPNNYEARPRTWTVPAAVNTRPLREYHTHRFGALAFTVRPTPGPTPAAVSLLLDLPGARLAFTGDLLYAPGQVSRLAATQWTYHGAEGVPGTVLSLLDLADQHPDLVLPAHGEPMPSSALGDTAKALMGLLHLRRHNTRLLELREKPYVELRPWLLWNRTSVAHSYVLRSRSGHALLIDYGYDFCFGQPSATDAESRRPWLYTLPTLMARHGVRQIDAVIPTHFHDDHVAGIPLLREAYGAEVWVPENVSDVLAHPERYRLPCLWFEPVPADRRLPLGQPLHWEEFVITPHELTGHTRYACALLVEADGERALFGGDQYADGDGLGMPYTYPNLFREGDYVRSAELYRQLQPDLILGGHTGPVEPTAEHFDRLLARGQELQRLHQALQPHTTRLIIHAEPITVECGQPVTLTIENPTDSEFSGEVRVSGEAGPAGRHPVQVPTHAVRTLTFQPCGPAGSRIHFELRGPPGEPGQHTHATIRPNKTGDTHDR from the coding sequence GTGAAGCAGGTCTGGCCCGGCGTCTACCGGCACACCGACTCGGCCCACGTGTACGTGGTGGGCGGCCCGGAGGGGAGCGTGCTGGTGAACATCGGAGACGGCTCGGTGCTGGACGCCCTGCCGGAGGGCCTGCCGCCGGTCATGGCGGTGCTGCTCACCCACCACCACCGCGACACCGCCGCCGGGGCCGCACGGGCCGTGCAGCTCGGCATCCCCGTGTACGCCCCGGAAGGCGAGCGCGCCAGCCTGGAGCACCCGGAACCGTACCTCCGGCAGGCGGACCAGCCGAACAACTACGAGGCGAGGCCGCGCACCTGGACCGTTCCGGCGGCGGTGAACACCCGTCCGCTGCGCGAGTATCACACGCACCGCTTCGGAGCGCTGGCCTTCACGGTGCGGCCCACCCCCGGTCCCACGCCGGCCGCCGTGTCACTGCTGCTGGACCTGCCGGGCGCGCGGCTGGCGTTTACCGGCGATCTGCTGTACGCCCCCGGTCAGGTCAGCCGGCTGGCGGCCACCCAGTGGACCTATCACGGCGCGGAGGGAGTGCCCGGCACGGTGCTGTCGCTGCTGGACCTGGCCGATCAGCACCCAGACCTGGTGCTGCCCGCCCACGGCGAGCCGATGCCTTCCAGCGCGCTCGGTGACACGGCGAAGGCCCTGATGGGGCTGCTGCACCTCCGGCGGCACAACACCCGGCTGCTGGAGCTGCGGGAGAAGCCGTACGTGGAGCTGCGCCCGTGGCTGCTGTGGAACCGCACCAGCGTGGCGCACTCGTACGTGCTGCGCTCGCGCAGCGGCCACGCCCTGCTGATCGACTACGGCTACGACTTCTGCTTCGGACAGCCGAGCGCCACCGACGCCGAGTCGCGCCGCCCGTGGCTGTACACCCTGCCCACGCTGATGGCGCGCCACGGGGTCCGGCAGATCGATGCGGTGATCCCCACCCACTTTCATGACGACCACGTCGCCGGCATTCCGCTGCTCCGCGAGGCCTACGGCGCCGAGGTGTGGGTGCCGGAGAACGTCAGCGACGTGCTGGCCCACCCGGAGCGCTACCGGCTGCCGTGCCTGTGGTTCGAGCCGGTACCGGCCGACCGCCGGCTGCCGCTGGGCCAGCCGCTTCACTGGGAGGAATTTGTGATCACGCCCCATGAGCTGACCGGCCACACCCGCTACGCCTGCGCCCTGCTGGTCGAGGCGGATGGAGAACGCGCCTTGTTCGGGGGCGACCAGTACGCGGACGGGGACGGCCTGGGCATGCCCTACACCTATCCGAACCTGTTCCGCGAGGGCGACTACGTCCGCAGCGCCGAGCTGTACCGCCAGCTCCAGCCGGACCTGATCCTGGGCGGTCACACCGGGCCGGTGGAGCCGACCGCCGAGCACTTCGACCGGCTGCTCGCGCGCGGTCAGGAGCTGCAGCGGCTGCATCAGGCGCTCCAGCCGCACACCACCCGCCTGATCATCCATGCTGAACCGATCACGGTGGAGTGCGGCCAGCCGGTGACGCTCACCATCGAGAACCCCACCGACAGCGAGTTTTCCGGTGAGGTGCGGGTGTCGGGCGAGGCGGGGCCGGCGGGCCGTCATCCGGTGCAGGTGCCGACCCACGCGGTGCGGACCCTGACCTTCCAGCCGTGCGGCCCGGCCGGGAGCCGCATCCACTTCGAGCTGCGCGGCCCGCCCGGCGAGCCGGGGCAGCACACCCACGCCACCATTCGCCCGAACAAGACAGGAGACACACATGACCGCTGA
- a CDS encoding aspartate/glutamate racemase family protein produces MSTLALLHTTPVTVATMSALAGQLAPDVRVVNLLDDSLLPDVMRAGHLTPEVTARLKTYAESAVRAGADAVLCCCSSVGEAVEALGPELPVPFLRIDGPMAAEAVQRGERIGVIATVASTLEPTARLVERAAEQAGRPVQVERVLVEGAYTALIGGQPEQHDRLVTAALNDLAGRVDVVLLAQASMARLVPSLQPGGAPVLSSPQSGLSRALEVLQ; encoded by the coding sequence ATGAGCACACTCGCGCTGCTGCATACCACCCCGGTCACGGTGGCCACCATGTCGGCCCTGGCGGGCCAGCTGGCCCCCGACGTCCGGGTGGTGAACCTGCTGGACGACAGCCTGCTGCCGGACGTGATGCGGGCCGGACACCTGACGCCGGAGGTCACCGCCCGGCTGAAAACCTACGCCGAGTCGGCGGTCCGTGCCGGCGCCGACGCGGTGCTGTGCTGCTGCTCGTCGGTCGGGGAGGCGGTGGAGGCGCTGGGCCCGGAGCTGCCGGTGCCGTTCCTGCGGATTGACGGGCCGATGGCGGCCGAGGCAGTGCAGCGCGGGGAGCGGATCGGCGTGATCGCCACGGTGGCCAGCACGCTGGAGCCGACCGCGCGGCTGGTGGAGCGGGCCGCCGAGCAGGCCGGGCGCCCGGTGCAGGTGGAGCGGGTGCTGGTGGAGGGCGCCTACACCGCCCTGATCGGCGGGCAGCCGGAGCAGCACGACCGGCTGGTCACGGCGGCGCTCAATGACCTTGCGGGCCGGGTGGACGTGGTGCTGCTGGCCCAGGCGAGCATGGCCCGGCTGGTGCCGTCGCTGCAGCCGGGCGGCGCTCCGGTGCTGAGCAGCCCCCAGAGTGGACTGAGCCGGGCCCTGGAGGTGCTGCAATGA
- a CDS encoding glycoside hydrolase family 2 protein, translating into MPGSVHDDLIRAGLIRDPNFGLASLQAEWVSARQWVYRRTFRVELPGCRRLQLRFDGSDYGGQVYLNGERLGALAGTHTPVWFDVSGLDVGAEHLLAVVLAEPPPEDGQLGRTSRTHTLKPRYGYGWDFSTRLIHVGLWRGVTLLGDQGTALRDLHVRTHLREDHHHAEVDVQLELDGDPQAPITAELTHPDGRVERQQVVGRTCRFPLADPELWWPVGLGGQPLYRLRAWVDGAAPLETRFGVREVQLVHNVASLARGARPYTLQVNGQPLYARGFNVVPADLLPGREGMAGRERRLVELAHAAHANLLRVNGVGGLASEAMLDRCDELGLMVWQEMPLSSSGSDNVPPDSPEFLAALERDLPALVRGARHHPCVVLLGGGNELTDEQRQPASEHQPTLARIAAIIAEHDGTRPFVPTSPSGPEYDLRPEVSLERPQDQHDVHGPWHYRGVHDSYRPYSVSRALMHSEFGCQAASREATLRRYLTDGPVWPMDDRNPQVVHHGDWWLMRHRIEEVFGPVEDLGRYVRLTQAVQADVLRHALACNRARPDECSAALVWQLNEPWPNAHNTSVIDYDLNPKLAYYRCRELNAPVALHLGLPGLPGPVAAGALTLQPRVLADRPGHGQLSVTLHDLNGGVVHHQTGPIGWPAAGAPFTVALPDGPALLRAELHGPDGTRLTRTEQWVAHDRPQPFAPLATLGDTTLSVERQADRLLVRNTGTTTALWISVEGPPGAAEPDDSGFSLLPGEQRHLGVMWVGPHGPLTVQALNTLPLDLHWSAP; encoded by the coding sequence GTGCCGGGCAGCGTCCACGACGACCTGATCCGCGCCGGCCTGATCCGCGACCCGAATTTTGGCCTGGCCAGCCTGCAGGCCGAATGGGTCAGCGCGCGGCAGTGGGTGTACCGCCGCACCTTCCGGGTGGAGCTGCCCGGGTGCCGGCGGCTGCAGCTGCGCTTCGACGGCTCGGATTACGGCGGTCAGGTGTACCTGAACGGGGAGCGGCTCGGCGCGCTGGCCGGCACGCATACCCCGGTGTGGTTCGACGTGAGCGGCCTGGACGTCGGGGCCGAGCACCTGCTGGCGGTGGTGCTGGCGGAACCGCCGCCGGAGGACGGGCAGCTGGGCCGGACCAGCCGCACGCACACGCTCAAACCGCGGTACGGGTACGGCTGGGACTTCTCGACCCGGCTGATTCATGTGGGCCTGTGGCGCGGCGTGACGCTGCTGGGTGACCAGGGCACCGCCCTGCGCGACCTGCACGTGCGCACCCACCTCCGCGAGGACCACCACCACGCGGAGGTGGACGTTCAGCTGGAGCTGGACGGCGACCCGCAGGCCCCCATTACCGCCGAGCTGACGCATCCGGATGGCCGGGTGGAGCGGCAGCAGGTGGTGGGGCGGACCTGCCGCTTTCCGCTCGCTGATCCGGAGCTGTGGTGGCCGGTGGGCCTGGGCGGGCAGCCGCTGTACCGTCTGCGGGCCTGGGTGGACGGAGCGGCGCCGCTGGAGACGCGGTTCGGGGTGCGCGAGGTGCAGCTGGTCCACAATGTCGCCTCGCTGGCGCGCGGGGCGCGGCCCTACACGCTGCAGGTGAACGGGCAGCCGCTCTACGCCCGCGGGTTCAACGTGGTGCCGGCCGACCTGCTGCCGGGGCGGGAGGGCATGGCGGGCCGTGAACGGCGGCTGGTCGAGCTGGCCCACGCCGCGCATGCCAACCTGCTGCGGGTCAACGGGGTGGGGGGGCTGGCGTCCGAGGCGATGCTGGACCGCTGTGACGAACTGGGCCTGATGGTCTGGCAGGAAATGCCGCTCAGCAGCAGCGGCAGCGACAACGTGCCGCCGGACAGCCCTGAATTCCTGGCCGCGCTGGAACGCGACCTGCCGGCCCTGGTGCGGGGAGCACGCCATCATCCGTGCGTGGTGCTGCTGGGGGGTGGCAACGAACTGACCGACGAGCAGCGGCAGCCGGCCAGTGAGCACCAGCCGACCCTCGCCCGCATCGCGGCCATCATTGCGGAACACGACGGGACCCGGCCGTTCGTGCCCACCTCGCCCAGCGGCCCCGAGTACGACCTGAGGCCCGAGGTCTCGCTGGAGCGGCCTCAAGACCAGCACGACGTGCACGGGCCGTGGCACTACCGGGGCGTGCACGACAGCTACCGGCCGTACAGCGTGAGCCGCGCCCTGATGCACAGCGAGTTCGGCTGTCAGGCCGCCTCACGCGAGGCCACACTGCGCCGTTACCTGACCGACGGCCCGGTGTGGCCGATGGACGACCGCAACCCGCAGGTGGTGCACCACGGCGACTGGTGGCTGATGCGGCACCGGATTGAGGAGGTGTTCGGACCGGTCGAGGACCTGGGCCGCTACGTGCGGCTGACCCAGGCGGTGCAGGCGGACGTGCTGCGGCACGCGCTGGCCTGCAACCGGGCCCGGCCGGACGAGTGCAGCGCGGCGCTGGTGTGGCAGCTCAACGAGCCGTGGCCGAACGCGCACAATACCAGTGTTATCGATTACGACCTGAACCCCAAGCTGGCGTACTACCGCTGCCGGGAGCTGAACGCCCCGGTCGCGCTGCACCTGGGCCTGCCGGGCCTGCCGGGCCCGGTTGCTGCGGGAGCACTGACGCTGCAGCCCAGGGTTCTGGCCGACCGGCCCGGCCACGGCCAGCTGAGCGTCACCCTGCACGACCTGAATGGCGGCGTGGTGCATCACCAGACCGGCCCCATCGGCTGGCCTGCCGCAGGCGCCCCGTTCACGGTGGCGCTCCCGGACGGGCCGGCCCTGCTGCGTGCCGAGCTGCACGGGCCGGACGGCACGCGGCTAACCCGCACCGAGCAGTGGGTGGCCCACGATCGCCCACAGCCGTTTGCGCCCCTGGCCACGCTGGGCGACACCACCCTCAGCGTGGAGCGGCAGGCAGACCGGCTGCTGGTGCGCAACACCGGAACGACCACGGCGCTGTGGATCAGCGTGGAGGGCCCGCCCGGCGCCGCCGAGCCGGACGACAGCGGCTTCTCGCTGCTGCCGGGCGAGCAGCGGCACCTTGGCGTGATGTGGGTCGGTCCCCACGGGCCGCTGACGGTCCAGGCGCTCAACACGTTGCCGCTGGACCTGCACTGGAGCGCGCCTTGA
- a CDS encoding DUF624 domain-containing protein: MRLPRAYREGGLLTWHHLLTLVWLNLIWLVLAWTVVLAGPATLAVYALIATTMRQDRDPDLRRFLPLLRQNVVPGVLWLLTTALVAFVLYSNVVYWQRVLGPFGKTVLTLVAAYLAWLYVALQPYLLEALSVERLPYLRAWRAALLNLGRHPVSAHLYVLVPVVLVLLSLLTRTFVMIVLVSVALTFAAVQVRPFEPLPEPLDDPADPAAPA, encoded by the coding sequence TTGAGGCTACCGCGGGCCTACCGGGAAGGGGGGCTCCTCACCTGGCACCACCTGCTCACGCTGGTGTGGCTGAACCTGATCTGGCTGGTGCTGGCCTGGACGGTGGTGCTGGCCGGACCCGCCACCCTGGCCGTGTACGCGCTGATCGCCACCACCATGCGCCAGGACCGCGACCCGGACCTGCGCCGCTTCCTGCCGCTGCTGCGACAGAACGTGGTGCCGGGCGTGCTGTGGCTGCTGACCACCGCGCTGGTGGCGTTTGTGCTGTACAGCAACGTGGTGTACTGGCAGCGGGTGCTGGGACCATTCGGGAAGACGGTCCTGACACTGGTGGCGGCCTATCTGGCGTGGCTCTACGTGGCGCTGCAGCCCTACCTGCTGGAAGCGCTGAGCGTCGAACGCCTCCCCTACCTCCGCGCGTGGCGGGCCGCCCTGCTGAACCTGGGGCGTCACCCGGTCTCGGCCCACCTGTACGTGCTGGTTCCGGTGGTGCTGGTGCTGCTGAGCCTGCTGACCCGCACCTTCGTCATGATCGTGCTGGTGAGCGTGGCGCTGACCTTCGCGGCGGTGCAGGTCCGCCCGTTCGAGCCGCTGCCGGAGCCGCTGGACGACCCCGCCGACCCGGCGGCCCCCGCCTGA
- a CDS encoding alpha-mannosidase, whose translation MTSEPAARRLTVHMYHHTHWDREWWGTRERFRFRLVHTVDAVMDALAANPELACFVLDGQTIVLKDYLQVRSSRRDELTDLIRAGRLQVGPWHILPDEFLVSGEATIRNLWLGERTATELGVPLSRVGYLPDQFGHIAQMPQLLQGFDIGSAVVWRGFGGPPVGGEAGTAEVGRNSYLYPRARDPRFPAEMQTEFWWEAPDGTRVLGVFLPLEYYRSHYKVVPEDPALTEDQTIGRARRTSRYLANYAATDVLLEPMGGDHLPVDARLPELLAGLNEQLQDDGVTYRISSLEAFVQDVQRQQERVQVVWPGEGRAFGRKAHLLPGVLSARLYLKQRNTRAQTALERYAEPLQAIHWLLGERYEHDYLWTAWERLIENHPHDSICGCSTDQVHREMITRFDEAQQMADLLAEDAQHSFTSRIDRRFAEGGQLVTVFNPLNWTRSDETRLQMNSFLEVTPEGWALTDHTGEELPFQVGTVYSELDKAEPFPWLGAQATRPHDANEFTELRFVARDVPGLGYRSYVLRRRAVPRADRALPYQVLGPVALDKGEVAVSDLAVGPGTLENSFLRVTVNSETGGVDLLDKQTGYRYEGLNTFDDGGDNGDTYNYAWPLGDQVFHSDRVQPRLRWVEVGPARATLRVTWNWTLPDGLTEDRQSRSPQHVPFTLHTDLTLHAGGRRLDVRTHFDNTARDHRLRARFPLGAAVQVSSAETPFGVVDRPVGLPDDQRGSSEPAVHEHPQMAFVSVTDGQRGLSILNVGLPEFSVSEDGTVCLTVLRAVGWLSREDFLTRVGGAGPTTATPEAQMLGPVVAEYSVLPHAGSWAEAEVWRAAHERLAPLQATPHTSQVVPLRNRHRDEAGDLEPVGQFVQVEGRVLVTAIKRAEEGEALIVRFVNQTPEPQPVTVGLPFALWAAERVNLRERPLEALPVENDRVSLTARPWEIVTLALQVQRKGQP comes from the coding sequence ATGACCAGCGAACCTGCGGCGCGCCGCCTGACGGTGCACATGTACCACCACACCCACTGGGACCGTGAGTGGTGGGGCACCCGCGAGCGCTTCCGGTTCCGGCTGGTGCACACGGTGGACGCCGTGATGGACGCGCTGGCCGCCAACCCGGAGCTGGCGTGTTTCGTGCTGGACGGGCAGACCATCGTGCTGAAGGACTACCTGCAGGTGCGCTCCTCCCGGCGCGACGAGCTGACCGACCTGATCCGCGCGGGCCGGCTGCAGGTGGGGCCGTGGCACATCCTGCCGGACGAGTTTCTGGTGAGCGGCGAGGCCACCATCCGCAACCTGTGGCTGGGCGAGCGCACTGCCACCGAGCTGGGCGTGCCGCTCAGCCGGGTCGGGTACCTGCCGGACCAGTTCGGGCACATCGCGCAGATGCCGCAGCTGCTGCAGGGCTTCGACATCGGCAGCGCGGTGGTGTGGCGCGGCTTCGGCGGGCCGCCGGTGGGCGGCGAGGCGGGCACGGCGGAGGTGGGCCGCAACTCGTACCTGTACCCGCGCGCCCGCGACCCGCGCTTTCCGGCCGAGATGCAGACCGAGTTCTGGTGGGAGGCGCCGGACGGCACCCGGGTGCTGGGTGTGTTCCTGCCGCTGGAGTACTACCGCAGCCATTACAAGGTGGTGCCCGAGGATCCGGCCCTGACCGAGGACCAGACCATCGGACGGGCCCGCCGGACCAGCCGCTATCTGGCGAACTACGCGGCCACTGACGTGCTGCTGGAACCGATGGGCGGCGATCACCTGCCGGTGGACGCGCGCCTGCCGGAGCTGCTCGCGGGGCTCAACGAGCAGCTGCAGGACGACGGCGTCACGTACCGGATCAGCTCGCTGGAAGCGTTCGTGCAGGACGTGCAGCGGCAGCAGGAGCGGGTGCAGGTGGTGTGGCCGGGTGAGGGCCGCGCCTTCGGGCGCAAGGCCCACCTGCTGCCGGGGGTGCTGAGCGCCCGGCTGTACCTCAAGCAGCGCAACACCCGGGCCCAGACCGCGCTGGAGCGCTACGCCGAGCCGCTGCAGGCCATTCACTGGCTGCTGGGCGAGCGCTACGAGCACGACTACCTGTGGACCGCCTGGGAGCGGCTGATCGAGAACCACCCGCACGACAGCATCTGCGGCTGCTCCACCGATCAGGTGCACCGCGAGATGATCACCCGCTTCGACGAGGCGCAGCAGATGGCGGACCTGCTGGCCGAGGATGCCCAGCACTCGTTCACCAGCCGGATTGACCGCCGCTTTGCCGAGGGTGGCCAGCTGGTCACGGTGTTCAACCCGCTGAACTGGACCCGCAGCGACGAAACGCGGCTGCAGATGAACAGCTTCCTGGAGGTCACGCCGGAGGGCTGGGCGCTGACGGACCACACCGGAGAGGAGCTGCCCTTCCAGGTGGGCACGGTGTACAGCGAGCTGGACAAGGCCGAGCCGTTCCCGTGGCTGGGCGCTCAGGCCACCCGGCCGCACGACGCCAACGAGTTCACCGAGCTGCGCTTCGTGGCGCGCGACGTGCCGGGGCTGGGGTACCGTTCGTACGTGCTGCGGCGCCGGGCGGTGCCCCGGGCGGACCGGGCGCTGCCGTACCAGGTGCTGGGTCCGGTGGCGCTCGACAAGGGCGAGGTGGCGGTCAGTGACCTGGCCGTGGGGCCCGGCACGCTGGAGAACAGTTTCCTGCGGGTCACGGTGAACAGCGAGACCGGCGGCGTGGACCTGCTCGACAAGCAGACCGGATACCGCTATGAGGGTCTGAACACCTTCGACGACGGCGGCGACAACGGCGACACCTACAACTACGCGTGGCCGCTGGGCGATCAGGTGTTCCACAGCGACCGCGTTCAGCCGCGGCTCCGCTGGGTGGAGGTGGGGCCGGCCCGCGCCACGCTGCGCGTCACCTGGAACTGGACCCTCCCGGACGGCCTGACCGAGGACCGGCAGAGCCGCAGCCCGCAGCACGTGCCGTTCACGCTGCACACCGACCTGACCCTGCACGCGGGCGGTCGGCGCCTGGATGTCCGCACCCACTTCGACAACACCGCCCGCGACCACCGGCTGCGCGCCCGCTTCCCGCTCGGCGCGGCGGTGCAGGTCTCGAGCGCCGAGACGCCCTTCGGGGTGGTGGACCGGCCGGTGGGGCTGCCCGACGACCAGCGCGGCAGCAGCGAGCCGGCGGTCCACGAGCACCCGCAGATGGCCTTTGTCAGTGTCACCGACGGCCAGCGCGGGCTGAGCATCCTCAACGTCGGCCTGCCGGAATTCAGCGTCAGCGAGGACGGCACCGTCTGCCTGACGGTGCTGCGGGCGGTCGGCTGGCTATCGCGCGAGGACTTCCTGACGCGCGTCGGGGGCGCCGGTCCCACCACCGCCACGCCGGAAGCCCAGATGCTCGGGCCGGTGGTGGCCGAGTACAGCGTGCTGCCGCACGCCGGCTCGTGGGCCGAGGCGGAGGTGTGGCGGGCCGCGCACGAGCGCCTGGCCCCGCTGCAGGCCACGCCGCACACCAGCCAGGTGGTGCCGCTGCGCAACCGGCACCGTGATGAGGCAGGCGACCTGGAGCCGGTGGGACAGTTCGTGCAGGTGGAGGGCCGGGTGCTGGTCACGGCCATCAAGCGGGCCGAGGAGGGCGAAGCGCTGATCGTGCGCTTCGTCAACCAGACGCCCGAGCCGCAGCCGGTCACGGTCGGCCTGCCGTTTGCGCTGTGGGCCGCCGAACGGGTCAACCTGCGGGAACGGCCGCTGGAGGCGCTGCCGGTGGAGAACGACCGCGTGTCCCTGACCGCCCGACCCTGGGAAATCGTTACGCTCGCGCTGCAGGTGCAGCGGAAAGGACAGCCATGA